In the Deltaproteobacteria bacterium genome, one interval contains:
- a CDS encoding caspase family protein, which translates to MGTFVFRMRGQAPGFLICLLVYLYIVSVSFPAAAARSGKISLRLGVYPPSLKTHIQITEPSGNQILDAGEKGTILVTIKNEGNGEAFGVEVGLETISIPKGLYFPSTLSVGTIAAGTEKTVTIPISADREVETGSCKIGLRVREKLGFDADPITLSFTTKEFIPPNLQVADVGIRDFTQDGRIEPGETVEVVVRVANEGGAKAQSVRAEVAMGENVFVMPDSMTMFGLGDLAPSEYKDITFSFVTNKRIQGETVPITVKIQADRPEDGREIKLKQLALYRREGPSEEIELPGTGEDKPPRSPGVATFAVDVDLEVPEGKVENRYGIAVIIGNKDYRSRDVPPVDYAIRDGEVVKEYVEKTMGYRPGNIIYVENATQANFRAIFGSETDHRGKLFDYVRPGGQSDVFVYYSGHGAPDPSGPTGYFVPVDCDPSMVRLNGYSLQIFSKNLSKIPAKSLTVVLDACFSGGYDRGNLIRNVSPVYFDVGNPLAVLKNAVVFTSSSGDQVSTWYPEKRHGLFTYFFLKGLQLRDAVDKNRDGKLNADELFAFIQEEVSYMARRLASREQHPQLIGNPDSTVVTLE; encoded by the coding sequence GTGGGAACCTTCGTTTTCCGAATGAGGGGGCAAGCGCCGGGGTTCCTGATATGCCTGCTCGTTTACCTCTATATCGTGTCAGTTAGCTTTCCTGCAGCTGCCGCCAGAAGCGGGAAGATCTCTCTACGTCTCGGTGTCTATCCACCCAGCCTCAAGACCCATATCCAAATCACAGAACCCTCGGGGAATCAAATACTCGATGCCGGAGAAAAGGGTACGATTCTCGTCACAATAAAAAACGAGGGTAATGGTGAGGCATTTGGCGTTGAAGTTGGTTTAGAAACCATATCAATTCCGAAAGGGCTCTACTTCCCCTCGACTTTATCTGTTGGAACAATTGCCGCCGGAACTGAAAAAACGGTAACCATACCTATTAGCGCAGATCGAGAAGTCGAGACCGGATCGTGCAAAATCGGCTTACGAGTTCGCGAAAAACTGGGATTCGACGCCGACCCGATTACCCTCAGTTTCACGACCAAGGAGTTTATTCCGCCGAATCTCCAGGTGGCGGATGTAGGCATCCGAGACTTCACTCAAGACGGAAGAATCGAACCCGGCGAGACGGTGGAAGTCGTTGTACGGGTCGCGAACGAGGGAGGAGCTAAGGCCCAATCCGTTCGGGCAGAGGTCGCTATGGGCGAGAACGTGTTCGTCATGCCGGATTCGATGACGATGTTTGGCCTGGGTGATCTGGCTCCCTCCGAGTACAAGGACATCACGTTCTCCTTCGTCACGAACAAGCGTATCCAGGGTGAAACCGTCCCGATAACCGTCAAGATCCAGGCAGATCGTCCCGAAGACGGTCGCGAAATAAAACTGAAACAGCTGGCCCTGTATAGAAGGGAAGGGCCTTCAGAAGAGATTGAGTTGCCCGGAACAGGAGAAGATAAGCCGCCCCGGAGTCCAGGGGTGGCTACGTTCGCCGTTGATGTTGATCTCGAGGTTCCCGAAGGAAAGGTGGAAAACCGATACGGAATCGCCGTCATCATCGGAAACAAAGATTATCGTTCCAGAGACGTCCCACCCGTAGATTACGCAATAAGGGACGGGGAAGTGGTAAAAGAATACGTTGAAAAGACCATGGGATATCGTCCCGGTAACATCATTTACGTTGAAAATGCCACCCAGGCCAACTTTCGAGCCATTTTCGGATCTGAAACGGACCATCGGGGAAAGCTTTTCGACTATGTGCGCCCCGGCGGCCAATCCGACGTATTCGTCTACTATTCGGGGCACGGCGCGCCGGATCCTTCGGGTCCGACGGGCTACTTCGTTCCCGTTGACTGCGATCCTTCTATGGTGCGACTGAACGGCTATAGTCTGCAAATCTTCTCCAAGAATCTGTCCAAAATACCTGCGAAATCCCTCACCGTGGTTCTGGATGCTTGCTTCAGCGGCGGCTATGATAGAGGCAACCTGATCAGGAACGTCTCGCCGGTGTATTTCGATGTGGGAAATCCACTGGCCGTGCTAAAAAACGCGGTGGTATTTACCTCCTCCTCTGGGGATCAAGTCAGCACCTGGTACCCGGAGAAACGTCACGGCTTGTTTACGTATTTCTTTTTGAAAGGCCTGCAATTGCGGGATGCTGTAGACAAAAACCGAGATGGAAAACTAAATGCCGACGAACTGTTCGCCTTCATACAGGAAGAGGTGTCATACATGGCACGCAGACTGGCGTCGCGAGAGCAGCATCCTCAGTTGATAGGTAATCCCGACTCCACCGTCGTGACGCTGGAATGA
- a CDS encoding SUMF1/EgtB/PvdO family nonheme iron enzyme — translation MKPKNWLYIGMSVVLFLWFGGKVYSATECTGDIEFCSQVSSTESRESPPINCVQKFPDNAIPVDAKYGYVLVNLKNVAQGDTAIAECVGPGGHKWEKPFEQWGSNRAAWYEVVQLPLNELLEAPGTWTFTYYVKSPNNPMRRELCSTTFIVAPSLLEIDGIWKDTAETISFYVQTYTAGSAVVIATKDLNTFYTFLDPYIRDGIDINDLANHGHHLSATFNDSSHGTADLTLSGSPPQSYTLKKVNGLLLTPSYNGIWKSPSCSGATMSYYVQTYDTGSAIVVGTSDLASYYVFLDPDFSDGMNANELSGKSFCLSMSFGSAGLEDTLERCVQAPLSGSHQSAVASLTLLNEKCTPQIDVSPLTLDFGTVTIGESLDKTFSIENTGSGTLTVSSFVGLPDKGFSFVNPPVPPFTVSPGASQSITIRFTPDSSGTKTTLLWVISNSPEYSSVSVQISGNSDNPNIEVNPASLDFGVVEIWSHSDNTFTIWNEGTDTLTVSSFVGLPDKGFSFVTPPTTPFSVSPGESQPITVRFSPDSASVKTTHVWVHSNAPGEDSVTVSLSGTGCTSCVDFYNSLGMTFKYIPPGTFTMGSPTIELGERGGEYQHQVKLTKGFYMQTTEVTQAQWKAVMGSNPSYFDACGDGCPVEDVSWEEVQTFISYLNTIEEDTYRLPTEAEWEYACRSGTSTAFANGEITQTEYRCSYDQNLHAVGWYCYNSQDTPHPVARKTPNFWGLYDMHGNVSEYVQDWFEYDYYFFSPVTDPTGPISGTHKIQRGGSWMDDSQGCRSAQRFAYTITLEEGFVNIGFRIVKEYP, via the coding sequence ATGAAACCGAAGAACTGGTTATATATCGGAATGAGTGTAGTGCTCTTTCTTTGGTTTGGAGGCAAGGTCTATTCAGCGACCGAATGCACTGGAGATATTGAGTTCTGTTCACAGGTCAGCTCGACCGAAAGCAGAGAGAGCCCACCTATTAACTGCGTCCAAAAATTCCCGGACAACGCTATTCCTGTCGATGCTAAATACGGATACGTGCTGGTCAACTTAAAGAACGTGGCACAAGGGGACACGGCAATTGCAGAATGTGTAGGACCAGGTGGCCATAAGTGGGAGAAGCCATTCGAACAATGGGGAAGCAATAGAGCAGCCTGGTACGAGGTGGTTCAACTCCCCTTGAACGAACTGTTGGAGGCGCCCGGCACATGGACGTTCACCTATTACGTGAAATCCCCAAACAATCCGATGCGAAGGGAACTCTGCTCGACAACGTTCATTGTTGCTCCGTCGTTGCTGGAAATAGACGGGATATGGAAAGACACCGCCGAGACCATAAGCTTCTATGTGCAGACCTACACCGCCGGTTCTGCCGTGGTTATCGCCACCAAAGACCTCAACACTTTCTACACGTTCCTGGATCCGTATATCAGAGACGGCATCGATATAAATGACCTCGCAAACCATGGCCATCATCTTTCGGCTACGTTTAACGATAGTTCCCATGGAACGGCTGATCTGACCCTTTCGGGATCACCTCCCCAATCCTACACATTGAAGAAAGTGAACGGACTTCTTCTAACCCCTTCCTACAATGGTATCTGGAAAAGTCCCTCCTGCAGCGGTGCAACCATGAGCTATTACGTCCAGACCTATGACACTGGTTCCGCCATCGTAGTCGGAACATCCGACCTGGCGTCCTATTATGTCTTTCTGGATCCGGATTTCAGCGACGGTATGAATGCAAACGAGCTCAGTGGAAAATCGTTTTGCTTATCGATGAGCTTTGGCTCTGCTGGATTGGAGGATACCCTGGAGCGATGCGTGCAGGCTCCCCTAAGCGGATCGCATCAGTCTGCGGTCGCCTCCTTGACTCTGCTAAATGAGAAGTGCACTCCACAAATCGACGTCTCTCCTCTGACACTCGATTTTGGGACAGTAACGATAGGCGAATCTTTGGACAAGACGTTTTCAATCGAGAATACAGGGTCCGGGACTTTGACGGTCTCCAGTTTCGTTGGTTTACCGGACAAAGGGTTCAGCTTCGTCAATCCTCCCGTACCGCCATTTACCGTGTCTCCGGGCGCATCACAGAGCATCACAATACGGTTTACGCCGGATTCGAGTGGCACTAAAACGACTCTCCTCTGGGTGATCAGCAACAGCCCGGAGTACTCAAGCGTTTCGGTGCAAATAAGCGGTAACAGCGACAACCCCAATATCGAAGTGAACCCCGCGAGTCTGGACTTCGGTGTGGTTGAAATATGGTCCCATTCGGATAATACCTTTACAATCTGGAACGAAGGGACAGATACTTTGACGGTCTCCAGTTTCGTTGGCTTGCCGGACAAAGGGTTCAGCTTTGTCACCCCTCCGACCACGCCGTTCTCAGTCTCACCGGGTGAGTCACAGCCCATCACAGTTCGGTTTTCGCCGGATTCGGCCAGCGTTAAGACAACGCACGTTTGGGTGCACAGCAACGCTCCTGGTGAAGATAGTGTGACGGTAAGCCTCAGCGGGACGGGCTGCACAAGTTGTGTAGACTTCTATAACTCTTTGGGGATGACTTTCAAATACATCCCTCCGGGCACGTTTACCATGGGGAGTCCAACTATCGAACTTGGCGAACGGGGCGGTGAGTATCAGCATCAGGTAAAGTTGACCAAGGGTTTTTACATGCAGACGACGGAGGTAACGCAGGCACAGTGGAAGGCGGTGATGGGGAGCAACCCGTCCTATTTTGATGCGTGCGGAGACGGCTGCCCCGTGGAAGATGTCTCGTGGGAGGAAGTTCAGACTTTTATCAGCTACCTGAACACCATCGAAGAAGATACGTACCGCCTGCCCACCGAGGCAGAGTGGGAGTATGCGTGTAGGTCCGGGACGAGCACCGCATTCGCGAATGGTGAAATTACTCAGACAGAATATCGTTGCAGCTATGATCAAAATCTACATGCCGTGGGATGGTACTGCTACAACTCCCAAGACACGCCCCACCCCGTAGCGCGGAAAACCCCCAATTTTTGGGGTTTATACGACATGCATGGGAATGTCAGCGAGTATGTACAGGACTGGTTTGAGTACGATTATTACTTCTTCTCGCCGGTGACGGATCCCACGGGGCCTATATCCGGCACCCACAAGATCCAACGAGGTGGTTCCTGGATGGACGACTCGCAGGGATGCCGTTCGGCGCAACGCTTTGCTTACACGATAACGCTTGAAGAGGGCTTTGTTAACATCGGCTTTCGTATTGTGAAGGAGTACCCCTGA
- a CDS encoding DUF4384 domain-containing protein: MVFPGRNWRLTACLSAFLSFWPLLAVAQTWVTVTGQAELGNRTMAEAKQAALEDARRQAVEAVAGVHVGSFSMVQDYVLRADVINSSSYGVIVAEEAGQWQIETLQNDPPLLVVKVLVKAKVAISKGKPDPGFIVTAKLSRNLYSTGDEMMVEARATLDCWVTLANLTADGNALVLIPSDIRRESRVEKNETFLFPGPSERAAGIRLLVRPLPEHRRDREAIVLVATKERRPLPPLLHGESGYSAAQFGNWLVGIPLDDRTVTILPYEVAARDQS, encoded by the coding sequence ATGGTCTTTCCCGGAAGAAATTGGAGACTGACTGCCTGCCTTTCGGCGTTTCTTTCGTTTTGGCCGTTATTGGCCGTTGCACAAACGTGGGTAACGGTAACCGGACAGGCCGAACTGGGCAACAGGACCATGGCGGAGGCGAAGCAGGCTGCACTCGAAGATGCCAGGCGTCAGGCGGTGGAAGCAGTGGCGGGAGTGCACGTGGGTTCCTTCAGCATGGTCCAGGATTATGTCCTCCGGGCGGACGTAATCAACTCCTCTTCGTATGGCGTGATTGTGGCCGAGGAAGCAGGACAGTGGCAAATAGAAACACTCCAAAATGACCCGCCATTGCTAGTGGTTAAGGTCTTGGTAAAGGCAAAGGTGGCCATTTCCAAGGGCAAGCCGGACCCGGGGTTCATAGTGACAGCGAAGCTCTCGCGAAACCTATACAGTACCGGTGATGAAATGATGGTCGAGGCGCGTGCTACTCTCGATTGCTGGGTCACACTGGCGAATCTCACCGCGGATGGCAATGCCCTGGTTCTTATTCCTTCGGATATTCGCAGAGAATCGCGTGTTGAAAAAAATGAGACGTTCTTGTTCCCTGGTCCATCTGAGCGAGCGGCGGGAATCCGATTACTCGTGAGGCCGCTTCCAGAGCACCGGCGCGACCGGGAGGCAATCGTTCTGGTAGCTACGAAAGAACGAAGGCCGCTTCCTCCCCTTTTGCACGGCGAGTCTGGATACTCGGCGGCACAGTTCGGAAACTGGTTGGTCGGCATCCCGCTTGATGATCGAACAGTTACGATCTTACCCTATGAGGTAGCTGCGAGGGACCAATCATGA